One genomic segment of Rhipicephalus microplus isolate Deutch F79 unplaced genomic scaffold, USDA_Rmic scaffold_41, whole genome shotgun sequence includes these proteins:
- the LOC142787013 gene encoding monocarboxylate transporter 9-like, with translation MTVSDQASTLAEKKNGCATSPTSNARKGIPRYGPDSIHSWMTAGACALATFFGVGGRRSSGFLYVAILDTFGATRTQAAWPIILLGGVLLLTGLIAGPLAHRYTPRPVAIVGGSIGALGLMVSYFATNTEYLVFSLGIVHSIGSGMLFVVIPTVINEHFIRYKGLAMGINFAGATMGTFVFPKFLELTTNHYGFKSALLLFGALCLNAVAFSLFLRQPSWLKKKLKEQKDKQAQEKKLRNGHASAKKQELVPGSFRHGLTVFSCPMFYVVMYSYIAFSFAFECYISLLVDFAIDRGISVSHAVTVLSTSSVADLVGRLTLPALADRGYFTRQCLMTISFVWMGSLYIMLPLAESYAVVFAMATAIAFCIGTTVVLFSVLCAEYVGIERVSMAYGMVSASAGMTSLGKPLVIGYFRDKVGSYDNLFRFCGSVVTLGAIIWIFVHIKLWATSKHTWTLDNGTLCGSYEANAKKGQP, from the exons ATGACTGTCTCAGACCAGGCGTCCACTCTTGCCGAGAAAAAGAACGGGTGTGCAACTTCGCCTACGAGCAATGCGAGAAAAGGAATACCTCGTTACGGGCCCGACAGCATCCACAGCTGGATGACGGCAG GAGCGTGCGCCCTTGCTACATTTTTCGGCGTCGGTGGACGAAGATCGAGTGGCTTCTTGTACGTGGCCATTCTGGACACCTTCGGCGCCACCAGAACACAGGCTGCATGGCCCATCATATTACTCGGCGGTGTGCTGCTGCTAACAG GTCTCATTGCAGGGCCCTTAGCGCATCGGTATACTCCACGACCTGTGGCAATAGTCGGCGGCTCCATTGGAGCCCTTGGACTCATGGTTTCGTACTTCGCCACCAACACTGAATACCTCGTTTTCAGCTTGGGCATTGTCCACT CAATCGGCAGTGGTATGCTGTTTGTCGTTATTCCAACTGTCATCAACGAGCACTTCATTCGCTACAAAGGTCTTGCCATGGGAATCAATTTCGCTGGTGCTACCATGGGCACATTCGTTTTTCCAAAGTTCCTCGAGCTGACAACCAATCACTACGGCTTTAAAAGTGCCCTGCTGCTTTTCGGTGCTCTTTGTCTGAACGCCGTGGCTTTCAGCCTGTTTCTGCGTCAGCCATCATGGCTGAAGAAGAAGCTGAAAGAGCAGAAGGACAAGCAGGCCCAAGAGAAGAAACTGCGCA ATGGCCACGCAAGTGCGAAAAAACAGGAATTAGTGCCAGGATCATTTCGTCACGGCCTTACCGTGTTCTCGTGTCCCATGTTTTACGTGGTGATGTACTCTTACATTGCGTTCAGCTTCGCCTTCGAGTGCTACATTTCACTACTGGTTGATTTCGCGATTGACCGTGGAATAAGTGTTTCACACGCGGTGACCGTGCTCTCAACCAGTTCAGTGGCCGACCTGGTCGGTCGGCTGACACTTCCGGCACTGGCTGACAGAGGATACTTCACTCGTCAGTGCCTGATGACCATCAGCTTCGTGTGGATGGGATCTCTGTACATCATGCTTCCGCTAGCGGAGAGCTACGCTGTAGTGTTCGCAATGGCGACGGCGATTGCATTCTGCATCGGCACTACGGTAGTGTTGTTTTCTGTGCTGTGCGCGGAGTACGTCGGCATCGAAAGAGTGTCTATGGCGTATGGCATGGTGTCAGCGTCTGCGGGGATGACGTCACTGGGAAAGCCACTCGTAATTG GCTACTTCCGGGACAAGGTGGGATCTTATGACAACCTGTTCCGCTTTTGCGGCTCCGTAGTGACACTGGGTGCCATCATCTGGATCTTCGTCCACATCAAGCTCTGGGCCACATCTAAGCACACGTGGACATTGGACAATGGCACGCTGTGTGGCTCTTACGAAGCCAATGCGAAGAAGGGCCAGCCTTAA